From Erigeron canadensis isolate Cc75 chromosome 8, C_canadensis_v1, whole genome shotgun sequence, one genomic window encodes:
- the LOC122610577 gene encoding uncharacterized protein LOC122610577 has protein sequence MDLKTTKFKRYQEAVRKDVERAFGVLRGRWAILKQDVRPYSVNKIKRRMYACVILHNMIVQDNGKLISDLEKDYLSDPTNMPRRTWDEKVATQMRVVREIRVRRTHHRLCNALVEHVWHLPENYRQR, from the coding sequence ATGGACCTAAAGACGACAAAATTCAAGCGCTACCAAGAGGCTGTAAGAAAGGATGTCGAACGAGCTTTCGGGGTGCTTCGAGGTCGTTGGGCAATCCTTAAACAAGATGTCCGCCCGTATTCGGTGAACAAGATAAAACGTAGGATGTATGCTTGTGTCATTCTACACAACATGATTGTTCAAGACAACGGTAAGTTAATTTCCGACCTTGAGAAGGATTATTTGTCCGATCCAACTAATATGCCAAGACGTACGTGGGATGAAAAGGTAGCAACTCAAATGCGAGTCGTCAGAGAGATACGTGTTAGAAGGACGCACCATCGACTTTGCAATGCCCTAGTGGAGCATGTTTGGCACCTTCCGGAAAATTACCGTCAacgttga